One stretch of Burkholderia oklahomensis C6786 DNA includes these proteins:
- a CDS encoding peptidoglycan D,D-transpeptidase FtsI family protein — protein sequence MPRSTASLHRGPRALPRWRSRCVLGLLCAGFAALAVRALWVQVVHSDFYIRQGVKRFEHTFEASPARGRILDRNGGVLAIDEPVADVWIEPEAFRRATRAQMHALASLLRLPGDALAAKAISSRQFVYVKRWIEADLAARIEQLAVPGVHLGRAARRYYPGGSDFAQLVGFVGANGHGLEGVELADDAALSGVGAKRDMIVDRMGRPVDVGDVESAGRPGADIRLSIDRRLQYLARLAVEETIARTAAAAGCAIVVDAKTGEILALVNLPSFDPNGQPAAYDDRFRDRALTDVFEPASTLKPVTVALALSEGVVTPDTRFDTSPGVLRIDGATIHDTGNFGELTVTQIIAKSSNVGMAKIAERLRAQDMWQTFERAGIGERPLAGMPAIARGMLRPARSWKPIERLTMSYGYGLSMSLAQLADIYTAFAGDGRRIPLSLTHASAPPDRVRVVPAAVARQIRAMLETDGAEGTARVARLPDYRIGAKTGTARKLSGKRYARGKYRALFVGMAPMSDPRLIVAVMIDEPSRGSYYGGPAAGPAWAEITENALHLLGVPPDRAPARHA from the coding sequence ATGCCCAGATCCACTGCATCGCTTCACCGCGGCCCGCGCGCCCTGCCCCGATGGCGCTCGCGCTGCGTCCTCGGACTCCTGTGCGCCGGCTTCGCCGCGCTCGCCGTGCGCGCACTCTGGGTCCAGGTCGTGCATAGCGATTTCTACATCCGGCAAGGCGTCAAACGCTTCGAGCACACGTTTGAAGCCTCGCCGGCGCGCGGGCGCATCCTCGACCGCAACGGCGGCGTGCTCGCGATCGACGAGCCCGTCGCCGACGTGTGGATCGAGCCCGAAGCGTTCCGCCGCGCGACGCGCGCGCAAATGCATGCGCTCGCGTCGCTGCTTCGGCTGCCGGGCGACGCGCTTGCCGCCAAGGCGATCAGCAGCCGCCAGTTCGTGTACGTGAAGCGATGGATCGAAGCGGACCTGGCCGCGCGCATCGAGCAGCTCGCCGTGCCCGGCGTGCATCTCGGCCGCGCGGCGCGGCGCTATTACCCGGGCGGCAGCGACTTCGCGCAGCTCGTCGGCTTCGTCGGCGCAAACGGACACGGGCTCGAAGGCGTCGAGCTCGCCGACGACGCCGCGCTGTCGGGCGTCGGCGCGAAGCGCGACATGATCGTCGACCGGATGGGCCGTCCCGTCGACGTCGGCGATGTCGAATCGGCGGGCAGGCCCGGCGCGGACATCCGGCTGTCGATCGACCGCCGGCTCCAGTATCTCGCGCGGCTCGCCGTCGAAGAGACCATCGCGCGCACCGCCGCGGCCGCCGGCTGCGCGATCGTCGTCGATGCGAAAACGGGCGAGATCCTCGCGCTCGTCAATCTGCCGTCCTTCGATCCGAACGGGCAGCCCGCCGCGTACGACGACCGCTTTCGCGATCGCGCGCTGACCGACGTCTTCGAGCCGGCGTCGACGCTCAAGCCGGTGACCGTCGCGCTCGCGCTGAGCGAAGGCGTCGTCACGCCGGACACGCGCTTCGACACGTCGCCCGGCGTGCTGCGAATCGACGGCGCGACGATTCACGATACCGGCAATTTCGGCGAACTCACCGTCACGCAGATCATCGCGAAATCGAGCAACGTCGGCATGGCGAAGATCGCCGAGCGGCTGCGCGCGCAGGACATGTGGCAGACGTTCGAGCGCGCGGGCATCGGCGAGCGCCCGCTCGCCGGGATGCCGGCGATCGCGCGCGGCATGCTGAGGCCGGCGCGCAGCTGGAAGCCGATCGAGCGATTGACGATGTCGTACGGCTACGGGCTGTCGATGTCGCTCGCGCAGCTCGCCGATATCTACACCGCGTTTGCCGGCGACGGCCGCCGGATACCGCTGTCGCTGACGCACGCGAGCGCGCCGCCGGATCGCGTGCGCGTCGTGCCGGCAGCGGTCGCGCGGCAGATCCGCGCGATGCTCGAGACGGACGGCGCCGAAGGCACCGCGCGCGTCGCCCGCCTGCCCGACTACCGGATCGGCGCGAAGACGGGCACCGCCCGCAAGCTGTCGGGCAAGCGCTATGCGCGCGGCAAGTATCGCGCGCTGTTCGTCGGCATGGCGCCGATGAGCGATCCCCGCCTGATCGTCGCCGTGATGATCGACGAGCCGTCGCGCGGCTCGTACTACGGCGGCCCCGCGGCCGGCCCCGCGTGGGCCGAGATCACGGAGAACGCGCTGCATCTGCTCGGCGTGCCGCCCGATCGAGCGCCGGCGCGGCATGCGTGA
- a CDS encoding D-alanyl-D-alanine carboxypeptidase family protein: protein MTSEQQSITITHKPEARLSAMPRRILGAMLVVATSIAANGAQASPAPQIQAVSWLVVDADSGKTLAEHNVSARREPASLTKLMTAYLALDALKQGTLRWDEKVEIAADDIASVGNDEARMYLAPGQRVQVRDLVRGLIVASANDAALVLAKRIGGSPAGFAKRMNDAAQRLGMRDSHFVSPSGITTPDHYSTAHDLSILARHLNQDFPEFYTFSSQQHFEYGKFAKTNKNRLLRADPTVDGMKTGHTNAAGWCMVVTAKRGVAGSHAKHRVIAVLLGEPTEKQRLADARRLLDWGFASLGGEHPAANVARRADPQAGERRSAESARML, encoded by the coding sequence ATGACGAGCGAGCAACAATCGATCACCATCACGCACAAACCCGAAGCGCGTCTGTCGGCCATGCCTCGCCGCATCCTGGGCGCCATGCTGGTCGTCGCGACGTCCATCGCGGCGAACGGCGCTCAGGCAAGCCCCGCGCCGCAGATTCAGGCGGTCTCGTGGCTCGTCGTCGATGCCGACTCCGGCAAGACGCTCGCCGAGCACAATGTGAGCGCGCGCCGCGAGCCGGCGTCGCTGACCAAGCTGATGACCGCGTACCTCGCGCTCGATGCGCTGAAGCAAGGGACGCTGCGCTGGGACGAGAAGGTCGAGATCGCCGCCGACGACATCGCTTCCGTCGGCAACGACGAAGCGCGGATGTACCTGGCGCCGGGCCAGCGCGTTCAGGTGCGCGACCTCGTGCGCGGCTTGATCGTCGCGTCCGCCAACGATGCGGCGCTCGTGCTCGCGAAGCGGATCGGCGGCAGCCCCGCCGGCTTCGCGAAGCGGATGAACGACGCGGCGCAGCGGCTCGGCATGCGCGATTCGCACTTCGTGTCGCCGTCCGGGATCACCACGCCCGATCATTATTCGACCGCGCACGACCTGTCGATTCTCGCCCGGCATCTGAACCAGGATTTTCCGGAGTTCTACACGTTCTCGTCGCAGCAGCATTTCGAGTACGGAAAATTCGCGAAGACGAACAAGAATCGCCTGCTGCGCGCCGATCCGACCGTCGACGGCATGAAGACGGGCCATACGAATGCGGCCGGCTGGTGCATGGTCGTCACCGCGAAGCGCGGCGTCGCCGGCTCGCACGCGAAGCATCGCGTGATCGCCGTGCTGCTCGGCGAGCCGACGGAAAAGCAGCGGCTCGCCGACGCGAGGCGACTCCTCGACTGGGGCTTCGCGTCGCTCGGCGGCGAGCATCCGGCCGCGAACGTCGCGCGCCGAGCCGATCCGCAGGCGGGCGAGCGCCGCTCGGCGGAATCGGCGCGCATGCTCTGA
- a CDS encoding bifunctional nitrate reductase/sulfite reductase flavoprotein subunit alpha codes for MASASVKTVCPYCGVGCGMVLHVEDGEVVKVSGDTEHPANFGRLCTKGSSAHVALRNAGRLESAFVRDARDRDPAPVPIADAIAETARRLRAALDAHGPDALAFYVSGQMSLEAQYLVNKLAKGYVRTPHIESNSRLCMASAGSGYKLSLGADGPPGSYQDFDRADLFFVIGSNMADCHPILFLRMMDRVKAGAKLIVVDPRRTATADKADLFLRIRPGADLALMNGLLYLLHANGKTDADFIAAHTEGWDAMPGFLDAYTPEKVAAITGIAEADIRLAAQWIGDAREWTSCWTMGLNQSTHGTWNTNAICNLHLATGRICRPGSGPFSLTGQPNAMGGREMGYMGPGLPGQRSALDDEDRRFVEDAWSLPAGTLGKDAGGGTVDLFAKMAAGDVKACWIICTNPAATVANRKNVIAGLQAADVVIVQDAFLDTETNRYADILLPGALWAEAEGVMINSERNLTLMRQAVEPPGDAWPDWRIVAAVAREMGYGDAFDYRSASDVFDEIRRFANPKTGYDLRGASHAALRDTPLQWPCPPDGWQDRHPIRYLNDGASQAHGTLPDGRAPALAFPTPTGRARFFARPHVAPAETPTPEFPIVLNTGRLQHQWHTMTKTGKVAMLNKLNPRPFVEIHPDDAAALSIAAKDAVEIRSARGRAVLPAVVTDRVQPGACFAPMHWNDVYGDDLCVNAVTNDAVDPVSLQPELKFCAVALAHVDARDDAGVAAGDDDRAPLAESRNAQASVVSVASLEAADAAPEELNMSDIDTFAALLGVPAAASAPQLTDAERVYVAGFVSGLRAAEGRRAGGVPVLPASAPLAGDARLWVDGLLAGLFSRVSGGTSASAHALTATATSAPPAAADASPAPSGVRIVRTRPKVVLLWASQTGNVESLTERYATQLMDSGFEIRVACMADYPAAALAKAQYALLMTSTFGDGDAPDNGHEFWTALGAANAARVDGVRYAVLAFGDRNYDQFCGHGRRLDARLAELGAARLVERVDCDAEYQPAADAWLDRVIARIKEEDAALHAVPADGMIPSGAIPTKTRPAASRLVANLRLNEPGAAKDTRYVSLSTDGAAIEYETGDALGVWPTNCPELVDELLTLACLKADTPVTVAGVGELRVADALAKHLDITRPHPDALAFIASRSRAGGALKRLLGDDRKADLKNWLWGQQLADVLHEFPVELSAAELVGMLKRLQPRLYSIASSPNAHRGEIHLTVSAVRYNNGRRQRKGVASTFLADRAADAGVPVFVQKSAHFRPPASGDTPIVMVGPGTGIAPFRGFLHERRARGAKGRNWLFFGEQHADTDFYYRDELMRMQADGFLTQLDLAFSRDQTEKIYVQDRMLEQGAALWAWLAEGAHFYVCGDAARMAKDVDAALKTIVARHGGMTDEQAADYVARLAKDKRYARDVY; via the coding sequence ATGGCGAGCGCGAGCGTGAAGACGGTGTGCCCGTACTGCGGCGTCGGCTGCGGGATGGTGCTGCACGTCGAGGACGGCGAGGTGGTCAAGGTGTCCGGCGACACCGAGCATCCGGCCAACTTCGGCCGGCTGTGCACGAAGGGCTCGTCCGCGCACGTCGCGCTGCGCAACGCGGGCCGCCTGGAAAGCGCGTTCGTGCGCGACGCGCGCGACCGCGATCCGGCGCCCGTGCCGATCGCCGACGCGATCGCCGAGACCGCGCGCCGGCTGCGCGCGGCGCTCGACGCGCACGGCCCCGACGCGCTCGCGTTCTACGTGTCGGGCCAGATGTCGCTCGAAGCGCAGTATCTCGTCAACAAGCTCGCGAAAGGCTACGTGCGCACGCCGCACATCGAGTCGAACTCGCGGCTCTGCATGGCGAGCGCGGGAAGCGGCTACAAGCTGTCGCTCGGCGCGGACGGCCCGCCCGGCTCGTATCAGGATTTCGATCGCGCGGATCTGTTCTTCGTGATCGGTTCGAACATGGCCGACTGTCATCCGATCCTGTTCCTGCGAATGATGGACCGCGTGAAGGCGGGCGCGAAGCTGATCGTCGTCGATCCGCGCCGCACCGCGACCGCGGACAAGGCGGATCTGTTCCTGCGGATCAGGCCGGGCGCCGACCTCGCGCTGATGAACGGCCTGCTCTATCTGCTGCACGCGAACGGCAAGACCGACGCGGACTTCATCGCCGCGCACACCGAAGGCTGGGACGCGATGCCCGGCTTTCTCGACGCATACACGCCGGAGAAGGTCGCCGCGATCACCGGCATCGCCGAAGCCGACATCCGGCTCGCCGCGCAATGGATCGGCGACGCGCGCGAATGGACGAGCTGCTGGACGATGGGGCTCAACCAGAGCACGCACGGCACGTGGAACACGAATGCGATCTGCAACCTGCATCTCGCGACGGGCAGGATCTGCCGGCCGGGCAGCGGCCCGTTCTCGCTGACGGGGCAGCCGAACGCGATGGGCGGCCGCGAGATGGGCTACATGGGGCCGGGGCTGCCCGGCCAGCGCTCGGCGCTCGACGACGAGGACCGCCGCTTCGTCGAGGACGCGTGGAGCCTGCCGGCCGGCACGCTCGGCAAGGACGCGGGCGGCGGCACCGTCGACCTGTTCGCGAAGATGGCCGCGGGCGACGTCAAGGCGTGCTGGATCATCTGCACGAATCCGGCGGCGACCGTCGCGAATCGCAAGAACGTGATCGCGGGCTTGCAGGCGGCGGACGTCGTGATCGTGCAGGACGCGTTCCTCGACACCGAGACCAACCGCTACGCGGACATCCTGCTGCCGGGCGCGCTGTGGGCGGAAGCCGAAGGCGTGATGATCAACTCGGAGCGCAACCTGACGCTGATGCGGCAGGCGGTCGAGCCGCCCGGCGACGCTTGGCCGGATTGGCGGATCGTCGCGGCGGTCGCGCGCGAGATGGGCTACGGCGACGCGTTCGACTATCGTTCGGCCTCCGACGTGTTCGACGAGATCAGGCGCTTCGCGAATCCGAAGACGGGCTACGACCTGCGCGGCGCGAGCCACGCGGCGCTGCGCGATACGCCGCTGCAATGGCCTTGCCCGCCGGACGGCTGGCAGGACCGCCATCCGATCCGCTATCTGAACGACGGCGCGAGCCAGGCGCACGGGACGCTGCCCGACGGTCGCGCGCCGGCGCTCGCGTTCCCGACGCCGACCGGCAGGGCGCGCTTCTTCGCGCGTCCGCACGTCGCGCCGGCCGAGACGCCGACGCCCGAATTCCCGATCGTGCTGAACACGGGCCGCCTGCAGCATCAATGGCACACGATGACGAAGACGGGCAAGGTCGCGATGCTGAACAAGCTGAATCCGCGCCCGTTCGTCGAGATCCATCCGGACGACGCGGCCGCGCTGTCGATCGCGGCGAAGGACGCGGTCGAGATCCGCTCGGCGCGCGGCCGCGCGGTGCTGCCCGCCGTCGTCACCGATCGCGTGCAGCCGGGCGCGTGCTTCGCGCCGATGCACTGGAACGACGTGTACGGCGACGACCTGTGCGTGAACGCGGTCACGAACGACGCGGTCGATCCGGTGTCGCTGCAACCCGAACTCAAATTCTGCGCGGTCGCGCTCGCGCACGTCGACGCGCGCGACGACGCGGGCGTCGCGGCGGGCGATGACGACCGCGCGCCGCTCGCCGAATCGCGCAATGCGCAAGCCAGCGTGGTGTCCGTGGCGTCGCTCGAAGCCGCCGACGCCGCGCCCGAGGAATTGAACATGTCCGATATCGACACCTTCGCCGCGCTGCTGGGCGTTCCGGCCGCGGCGAGCGCGCCGCAGCTCACCGACGCGGAGCGCGTCTACGTCGCGGGCTTCGTCAGCGGGCTGCGCGCCGCCGAAGGCCGGCGGGCGGGCGGCGTGCCGGTGCTGCCGGCGAGCGCGCCGCTGGCCGGCGATGCGCGTCTCTGGGTCGACGGGCTGCTCGCCGGGCTGTTCAGCCGCGTGTCGGGCGGGACTTCGGCATCGGCTCATGCGCTCACGGCCACGGCGACGTCCGCGCCGCCCGCGGCGGCCGACGCGTCGCCCGCGCCGAGCGGCGTGCGGATCGTGCGCACGCGGCCGAAGGTCGTGCTGCTGTGGGCGTCGCAGACGGGCAACGTCGAATCGCTGACCGAGCGCTACGCGACGCAGCTGATGGATTCGGGCTTCGAGATCCGCGTCGCGTGCATGGCCGACTATCCGGCCGCCGCGCTCGCGAAAGCGCAGTACGCGCTGCTGATGACGAGCACGTTCGGCGACGGCGACGCGCCCGACAACGGCCACGAGTTCTGGACGGCGCTCGGCGCGGCAAACGCGGCGCGCGTCGACGGCGTGCGCTACGCGGTGCTCGCGTTCGGCGACCGCAACTACGACCAGTTCTGCGGCCACGGCCGCCGGCTCGACGCGCGGCTCGCGGAGCTCGGCGCGGCGCGCCTCGTCGAGCGCGTCGACTGCGACGCCGAATATCAGCCGGCCGCCGACGCGTGGCTCGACCGCGTGATCGCGCGGATCAAGGAAGAGGACGCGGCGCTGCACGCGGTGCCGGCGGACGGGATGATTCCGTCCGGCGCGATCCCGACGAAGACGCGCCCGGCCGCGTCGCGGCTCGTCGCGAACCTGCGGCTCAACGAGCCGGGCGCGGCGAAGGATACGCGCTACGTGTCGCTGTCGACGGACGGCGCGGCGATCGAGTACGAAACGGGCGACGCGCTCGGCGTGTGGCCGACGAACTGCCCGGAACTCGTCGACGAGCTGCTGACGCTCGCGTGCCTGAAGGCGGACACGCCGGTGACGGTCGCGGGCGTCGGCGAGCTGCGCGTCGCCGACGCGCTCGCCAAGCACCTCGACATCACGCGGCCGCATCCGGACGCGCTCGCGTTCATCGCATCGCGCAGCCGCGCGGGCGGCGCGCTGAAGCGCCTGCTCGGCGACGATCGCAAGGCGGACCTGAAAAACTGGCTGTGGGGGCAGCAGCTCGCCGACGTGCTGCACGAGTTTCCGGTCGAGCTGTCGGCGGCCGAGCTCGTCGGGATGCTCAAGCGCCTGCAGCCGCGGCTCTATTCGATCGCGTCGAGCCCGAACGCGCACCGCGGCGAGATTCATCTGACCGTGTCGGCGGTCCGTTACAACAACGGGCGGCGGCAGCGCAAGGGCGTCGCGTCGACGTTCCTCGCGGATCGCGCGGCCGACGCGGGCGTGCCGGTGTTCGTGCAGAAGTCCGCGCATTTCCGGCCGCCCGCGAGCGGCGACACGCCGATCGTGATGGTCGGGCCGGGCACGGGCATCGCGCCGTTTCGCGGCTTTCTGCACGAACGCCGCGCGCGCGGCGCGAAGGGGCGCAACTGGCTGTTCTTCGGCGAGCAGCATGCGGACACGGATTTCTATTACCGCGACGAGCTCATGCGGATGCAGGCGGACGGTTTCCTGACGCAGCTCGATCTCGCGTTCTCGCGCGACCAGACGGAGAAGATCTACGTGCAGGACCGGATGCTCGAGCAGGGCGCGGCGCTGTGGGCGTGGCTCGCGGAGGGCGCGCATTTCTACGTGTGCGGCGACGCGGCGCGCATGGCGAAGGACGTCGACGCGGCGTTGAAGACGATCGTCGCGCGGCATGGGGGGATGACGGACGAGCAGGCGGCGGACTACGTCGCACGGCTCGCAAAGGACAAGCGTTATGCGCGAGACGTTTATTGA
- a CDS encoding penicillin-binding protein 1A — translation MLKLKHRFFRRASRAASETPSEAGCDAPDGDRRREPSAATRARTGTIRRLLRGSGIVSAAIASAALLAAYAAIVMYPQLPTIAALTDFQPTVPLRVYTADDVLIAQYGVERRVPLTFDEIPDVAKHAVLAAEDARFYEHHGIDVVGLVRAALADFVHDSKRQGASTITMQLARNFFLSRDKTYLRKIYEILLAMRIESQLSKPQILQLYMNQIYLGERSYGFGAAARTYFGKDLADLSIAQAAMLAGLPKAPSTFNPVGNPERARTRQHYVLRRMYELGYIDDAQYRAALAEPPYTRPVASAGAVRADYVGEMVRQTMVAQYGEAAYERGFRVWTTVRAADQNGAYAAVRRGVAAYDRRHRYEGPEAVLPMPSAALDAPARRRALMRALLDRPAVPGLTAAVVVSAGARDVTVVTLDGRTVTLGGPALDFARSRTPSRSLAAAGLRPGAVVRIGTDADDRPMIDELPSVEAALVSVDPESGAIRALVGGVDEARNPFNHVTQAWRQPGSSFKPFVYSAALEKGFAPATTVDDAPFEAAASGDAPPWRPKEVGPLLGPISLREALTKSKNLAAVRILDAIGPDYARTYAIDRFGFSADKLVANLPMALGAGSVTPLQMAAAYAVFANGGYRVQPYLVARIVDGRGRTVFDAHPPTADDGAPRVIPAANSYIMTSLLESVAQHGTASALGALRRPDIAAKTGSTNGYRDGWLAGYQHSLVAVAWMGFDTSRTLGAGEWGSHTALPIWLDYMRGAMRHVPVYEAAAPGDVAVVDGELYEAAHAPGNGFVATVGDDRSKDASARAMGASASASASTSTSANASATVPASDAPHA, via the coding sequence ATGTTGAAACTCAAGCATCGCTTCTTCCGCCGCGCATCGCGCGCGGCATCCGAAACCCCGAGCGAAGCCGGGTGCGACGCTCCCGACGGCGATCGCCGACGCGAGCCGAGCGCCGCGACGCGCGCGCGGACCGGCACGATCCGCCGTCTGCTGCGCGGAAGCGGGATCGTGTCCGCGGCGATCGCATCGGCCGCGCTGCTCGCCGCCTATGCCGCGATCGTGATGTACCCGCAATTGCCGACGATCGCCGCGCTGACGGATTTTCAGCCGACGGTGCCGCTCAGGGTCTACACGGCGGACGACGTGCTGATCGCGCAGTACGGCGTCGAACGCCGGGTGCCGCTGACGTTCGACGAGATCCCGGACGTCGCGAAGCACGCGGTGCTCGCCGCGGAAGACGCCCGCTTCTACGAGCACCACGGCATCGACGTCGTCGGTCTCGTCCGCGCGGCGCTCGCGGACTTTGTCCACGACAGCAAGCGACAGGGCGCGAGCACGATCACGATGCAGCTCGCCCGCAACTTCTTCCTGTCCCGCGACAAGACCTATCTGCGGAAAATCTACGAGATCCTGCTCGCGATGCGCATCGAATCGCAGCTGTCGAAGCCGCAGATCCTGCAGCTCTACATGAACCAGATCTACCTCGGCGAGCGCTCGTACGGCTTCGGCGCGGCGGCGCGGACTTATTTCGGCAAGGATCTCGCCGACCTGTCGATCGCGCAGGCCGCCATGCTCGCCGGATTGCCAAAAGCGCCGTCGACCTTCAATCCGGTCGGGAATCCCGAGCGCGCGCGCACGCGCCAGCACTACGTGCTGCGGCGGATGTACGAGCTCGGCTACATCGACGACGCGCAATATCGCGCGGCGCTCGCGGAGCCGCCGTACACGCGGCCCGTGGCGAGCGCCGGCGCGGTCCGCGCCGACTATGTCGGCGAAATGGTGCGGCAGACGATGGTCGCGCAATACGGCGAAGCCGCATACGAACGCGGCTTCCGGGTATGGACGACCGTGCGCGCGGCCGATCAGAACGGCGCGTACGCGGCCGTGCGCCGGGGCGTCGCCGCCTACGATCGCCGGCATCGCTATGAAGGGCCGGAAGCCGTGCTGCCGATGCCGTCCGCCGCACTCGACGCGCCCGCGCGCCGCCGCGCCCTGATGCGCGCGCTGCTGGACCGGCCGGCCGTCCCGGGCCTGACGGCCGCCGTCGTCGTGTCGGCCGGCGCGCGCGACGTGACCGTCGTCACGCTCGACGGCCGCACGGTGACGCTCGGCGGGCCGGCGCTCGATTTCGCCCGCTCGCGCACGCCGTCGCGCTCGCTGGCGGCGGCCGGACTGCGGCCCGGCGCGGTCGTGCGAATCGGCACGGACGCAGACGATCGGCCGATGATCGACGAGCTGCCTTCGGTCGAGGCCGCGCTCGTCTCGGTGGATCCGGAGAGCGGCGCGATCCGCGCGCTCGTCGGCGGCGTCGACGAAGCGCGCAATCCGTTCAACCACGTGACGCAGGCGTGGCGCCAGCCCGGCTCGTCATTCAAGCCGTTCGTCTACTCCGCCGCGCTCGAAAAAGGCTTCGCGCCGGCGACGACGGTCGACGATGCGCCGTTCGAAGCGGCCGCGAGCGGCGACGCGCCTCCATGGCGGCCGAAGGAGGTCGGTCCGCTGCTCGGTCCGATCTCGCTGCGTGAAGCGCTGACGAAGTCGAAGAACCTGGCCGCGGTCCGGATACTCGACGCGATCGGCCCCGACTACGCGAGGACGTACGCGATCGACCGCTTCGGCTTCAGCGCCGACAAGCTCGTCGCCAACCTGCCGATGGCGCTCGGCGCGGGCTCGGTCACGCCGCTGCAGATGGCCGCGGCTTACGCGGTCTTCGCAAACGGCGGCTATCGCGTGCAGCCGTACCTCGTCGCGAGGATCGTCGACGGACGCGGCCGCACCGTGTTCGACGCGCACCCGCCGACGGCGGACGACGGCGCGCCGCGCGTGATTCCCGCCGCGAACAGCTACATCATGACGAGCCTGCTCGAGTCCGTCGCGCAGCACGGCACCGCGTCCGCGCTCGGCGCGCTGCGCCGCCCCGACATCGCGGCGAAGACGGGATCGACGAACGGCTATCGCGACGGCTGGCTCGCCGGCTATCAGCATTCGCTCGTCGCCGTCGCGTGGATGGGATTCGACACGTCGCGCACGCTCGGCGCGGGCGAATGGGGGTCGCATACCGCGCTGCCGATCTGGCTCGACTACATGCGCGGCGCGATGCGGCACGTGCCCGTCTACGAAGCGGCGGCGCCCGGCGACGTCGCGGTCGTCGACGGCGAGTTGTACGAAGCCGCGCACGCGCCGGGCAACGGCTTCGTGGCGACCGTGGGCGACGATCGCAGCAAGGACGCGAGCGCCCGGGCGATGGGCGCATCGGCGAGCGCGAGCGCGAGCACGAGCACGAGCGCGAATGCGAGCGCGACCGTGCCGGCATCCGACGCACCGCACGCCTGA
- the xylB gene encoding xylulokinase: protein MTFLGIDLGTSEVKAILTDADSAPLAAGSAPLAVDRPHPHWSEQSPQAWWHATLDAIAAVRAAHPRGFAALRGIGLSGQMHGATLLDRTGQVLRPAILWNDTRAAAECVELEALVPESRAITGNMAMPGFTAPKLLWLAKYEPAVFRAAHKVLLPKDYVAWRLSGEFVSDLSDASGTLWLDVGRRDWSERMLAATELSREQMPRLVEGSAAAGRLRDTLRRDWGVAGPVVIAGGAGDNAASAIGMGIANAGSGFLSLGTSGVLFAGNDRFAPNPGDGVHAFCHCLPARWHQMSVILSAAASLDWFAKIHDVAVDTLPALAERADAARAPLFLPYLCGERTPHNDANARGVFFGLASEHRAGDLAYAVMEGVAFAMADGYAALRHAGTTLDDASFIGGGSKSAFWARLCANATGLPMHRHASGAVGAALGAARLARLAATHDAIDDVCVAPAIAQTYRPDPASADLLGARLERYRRLYRALKGEFVA from the coding sequence GTGACCTTTCTCGGCATCGATCTCGGCACGTCCGAAGTCAAGGCGATCCTCACCGACGCCGATTCCGCGCCGCTCGCCGCCGGCAGCGCGCCGCTCGCCGTCGACCGCCCGCATCCGCACTGGTCCGAACAAAGCCCGCAGGCGTGGTGGCACGCGACGCTCGATGCGATCGCCGCCGTGCGCGCCGCGCATCCGCGCGGCTTCGCCGCGTTGCGCGGGATCGGCCTGTCCGGCCAGATGCACGGCGCGACGCTGCTCGATCGCACGGGGCAGGTGCTGCGCCCCGCGATCCTGTGGAACGACACGCGCGCCGCGGCCGAATGCGTCGAGCTCGAGGCGCTCGTCCCCGAATCGCGCGCGATCACCGGCAACATGGCGATGCCGGGCTTCACCGCGCCGAAGCTGCTGTGGCTCGCGAAATACGAGCCCGCGGTGTTCCGCGCCGCGCACAAGGTGCTGCTGCCGAAGGACTACGTCGCGTGGCGGCTGTCCGGCGAATTCGTGTCCGACCTGTCGGACGCGTCCGGCACGCTGTGGCTCGACGTCGGCCGGCGCGACTGGTCCGAGCGGATGCTCGCCGCGACCGAGCTGTCGCGCGAGCAGATGCCGCGCCTCGTCGAAGGCAGCGCGGCCGCCGGGCGATTGCGCGACACGCTGCGGCGCGACTGGGGCGTGGCCGGCCCCGTCGTGATCGCGGGCGGCGCGGGCGACAACGCGGCGAGCGCGATCGGCATGGGCATTGCGAACGCGGGCAGCGGCTTCCTGTCGCTCGGCACGTCGGGCGTGCTGTTCGCCGGCAACGACCGCTTCGCGCCGAATCCCGGCGACGGCGTGCACGCGTTCTGCCATTGCTTGCCCGCGCGCTGGCATCAGATGAGCGTGATCCTGTCGGCGGCGGCGAGCCTCGACTGGTTCGCGAAGATCCACGACGTCGCCGTCGACACGCTGCCCGCGCTCGCCGAGCGCGCGGACGCGGCGCGCGCGCCGCTCTTCCTGCCGTACCTGTGCGGCGAGCGCACGCCGCACAACGACGCGAACGCGCGCGGGGTGTTCTTCGGGCTCGCGAGCGAGCATCGCGCGGGCGATCTCGCGTATGCGGTGATGGAAGGCGTCGCGTTCGCGATGGCGGACGGCTATGCGGCGCTGCGCCACGCCGGCACGACGCTCGACGACGCGTCGTTCATCGGCGGCGGCTCGAAGAGCGCGTTCTGGGCGCGGCTCTGCGCGAATGCAACGGGACTCCCGATGCATCGGCACGCGAGCGGCGCGGTGGGTGCGGCGCTCGGCGCGGCGCGGCTCGCGCGGCTCGCGGCGACGCACGATGCGATCGACGACGTGTGCGTCGCGCCGGCGATCGCGCAGACGTATCGGCCCGATCCCGCGTCGGCGGATCTGCTCGGCGCGCGGCTCGAGCGGTATCGGCGGCTGTATCGGGCGTTGAAGGGCGAGTTCGTCGCTTAG